The Fimbriimonas ginsengisoli Gsoil 348 genome window below encodes:
- a CDS encoding DUF4339 domain-containing protein produces MEYFVIGADGKEYGPATLDQLRQWAQEGRVMPHTMLKNFNTGQVAAASTISGIFPDTAGTVPPPGQGANWNQPPSPYPRQAVGYAVDDGNKDIWGAIIRSVLALVFFFAFHGIGLIFAAYGVYYAIQANSKGHRHGKTALAISIVTLVVIGIGWLLRAKAATGS; encoded by the coding sequence ATGGAATATTTTGTGATCGGTGCCGACGGAAAGGAGTACGGCCCGGCGACGCTCGATCAGCTTCGACAGTGGGCCCAAGAAGGGCGAGTCATGCCACATACGATGTTGAAGAACTTCAACACGGGCCAAGTGGCGGCGGCTTCGACGATTAGCGGAATCTTCCCGGACACGGCTGGCACGGTGCCCCCGCCCGGACAAGGCGCGAACTGGAACCAGCCGCCGTCGCCATACCCGCGGCAAGCTGTCGGGTACGCCGTCGACGACGGAAATAAGGATATTTGGGGCGCGATCATTCGATCGGTCCTCGCTCTTGTCTTCTTTTTCGCGTTTCACGGTATCGGGCTTATCTTTGCCGCCTACGGCGTCTATTACGCGATCCAAGCGAATTCTAAGGGGCATCGGCACGGGAAGACGGCGTTGGCGATTTCGATCGTAACGTTGGTCGTCATCGGTATCGGCTGGCTTCTCCGCGCTAAAGCGGCTACGGGCTCTTAG
- a CDS encoding alpha/beta hydrolase, with product MTAYLAVFVAGYAGICYFLARSYLMPGRHIPVMGKGLSEVGIPWPGHKEDPAWCTPGLTNGHASKVVFVFAHGYGGDRGSWSEVMPALLKHGIDSVAPAMPGQDASPQPEVGFGIKEAATLNRTAAWVRGQNPEAKIIYAGVSMGGAAAWLASANDPGAAGVVTEGAYARFDETITTWFERKATGASVYLRPVVWIASAMAGLRPSEVVPMNAASKWKGKPSLVIQGGDDQLIARSHADRLVEASGGKLWVVDGAPHAGCFETRREEYISRLVEFASAL from the coding sequence GTGACCGCATATCTGGCCGTTTTCGTCGCCGGCTACGCGGGCATTTGCTATTTCTTAGCGCGGTCCTATCTGATGCCGGGGCGGCATATCCCAGTGATGGGGAAGGGGCTGTCCGAGGTAGGAATTCCTTGGCCGGGGCACAAGGAGGATCCGGCCTGGTGTACGCCGGGGCTAACAAACGGGCATGCGTCGAAGGTGGTCTTCGTTTTCGCCCATGGATACGGCGGGGATCGGGGCTCGTGGAGCGAGGTGATGCCTGCGCTGCTCAAGCACGGGATCGATTCGGTGGCTCCCGCGATGCCGGGCCAAGACGCGAGTCCGCAGCCCGAGGTCGGCTTCGGTATTAAGGAGGCAGCGACTTTGAACCGCACGGCGGCGTGGGTTCGGGGTCAAAACCCCGAGGCCAAGATCATCTACGCGGGTGTCTCGATGGGAGGCGCGGCGGCCTGGCTCGCGAGCGCGAACGATCCCGGTGCCGCTGGTGTCGTCACCGAGGGAGCTTATGCGCGCTTCGACGAGACGATCACAACCTGGTTCGAGAGAAAGGCTACGGGCGCGAGCGTTTACCTACGTCCGGTGGTCTGGATCGCTTCCGCGATGGCGGGTTTAAGGCCGAGCGAAGTTGTTCCGATGAACGCTGCCTCGAAATGGAAGGGAAAGCCTTCGCTGGTTATTCAGGGCGGCGACGATCAATTGATCGCGCGTAGCCATGCCGACCGGCTGGTGGAGGCATCGGGAGGGAAGCTGTGGGTGGTCGACGGAGCACCTCACGCGGGGTGTTTCGAAACCCGACGCGAAGAGTACATAAGTCGCCTTGTCGAGTTCGCAAGCGCCCTTTAA
- a CDS encoding nucleotide exchange factor GrpE, which translates to MGLFRGDQIQLSNENEYLPEEPIEEEIGNDETDADLNVLSTQMVRLQDELNGTKEQLLRTMADFQNFRKRNQNEVAQLRQFATENFVTALLPVLDNFERTVTHLQQGATAEQALVGIQAVERQLRAVLEGQNVRRIEAIGTPFDPEVHEAIGMEPSTEHPAGTVVVEAEPGYKMGDRIIRPARVKVATGS; encoded by the coding sequence TTGGGTCTGTTTAGAGGAGATCAGATCCAATTGTCCAACGAAAACGAATATCTGCCTGAAGAGCCCATCGAAGAGGAAATCGGCAACGACGAGACCGATGCCGACCTGAACGTTTTGAGCACGCAAATGGTGCGGCTGCAAGACGAGCTGAACGGTACGAAGGAGCAGCTTCTGCGGACCATGGCGGACTTCCAGAACTTCCGGAAGCGAAATCAGAACGAGGTCGCGCAACTCCGCCAGTTCGCCACGGAGAACTTCGTAACCGCGCTTTTGCCGGTGCTAGACAATTTCGAACGGACGGTAACCCACCTCCAGCAGGGGGCGACGGCGGAGCAGGCGCTCGTCGGTATCCAAGCGGTGGAGCGGCAATTACGCGCCGTGTTAGAGGGGCAGAACGTGCGCCGCATCGAAGCGATCGGCACGCCGTTCGATCCCGAGGTGCACGAGGCGATCGGAATGGAGCCTTCGACCGAGCATCCGGCGGGGACCGTCGTGGTGGAAGCAGAGCCGGGCTACAAGATGGGTGACCGCATCATCCGCCCCGCGCGGGTGAAGGTGGCCACCGGATCATGA
- a CDS encoding zinc-dependent metalloprotease, whose amino-acid sequence MTRTLPVVALALAFGLGFPTAVQAQAAKEEPKKEEAQKDPKVAAYDAAIKDLKRIEGSVVLYQRNKELLLELPEDKLGKLFLVQVALSTGLDAGLMSAGMPVGDTPVDSFKWVRNEGQVWLERPNIANRWDPKDDLSVGAQRTFPEAILGSFRIEQENPQKKLLLVNVTQLFFGDTFHLSEMVMSGLNGPYMLERDKSGVEAVHGYPENTVVQMKLHYASPRGSQGNLLMMLLGLGGESTLEDDRSAPVRVTYDLWYRKDDGYVPRLADPRIGYFTQDFFSIDRFLNEDRRERYINRFHLEKKDPKAKLSEPVKPIVWTIDPSIPEAYRPAIKEGILRWNKAYEDLGYKNAIQVQDVPKDDKNYDHADGRYNVVRMLIGPGAPFAAISLPRTDPITGEILNASITLDGNVIRDLQVEHQRNQASFGTARQKALNVMLRDPQRTETDDYYLFATPEQRAWKQAQATMKKYGWTDHACDYASELGIDAGLDWYAIASVAGPLNKEEYVKRFLADCVSHELGHCLGLRHNFAGSTNLTTAQLADDTLTSKTGLTASVMDYTPPNVQAVLRGKGNFYTTSIGSYDEWAIRYGYSDFGAKTPTGEKYQLARIASESSLPGHAYKTDEDADNWDPYAVRFDLGKDPLVYSDRVLLSLARARDYAIHNLPKPGESYSKRTAIIVNSLLRSFREGRNAARFVGGVVANKNFKGDAGEQPTLAPVTPQIQRQAVSLVTKHFFAPDAFDLPPSVLSSLSQDENSGAWTAPLRDIIGSFQANLLAMLIGASATDKITENSYKNNGYTLDQHYGTIISAIFSEVGQNQNIKPLRRDLQRFAISGLIQQTGAPQGSVNEDVRMITGDMLRRLDKRFVAQLAKPAKLDSMTRIHLRDSHETISRFLNRTAVTSR is encoded by the coding sequence ATGACCCGAACCCTGCCCGTCGTGGCTCTCGCCCTCGCATTCGGACTTGGCTTCCCAACTGCCGTCCAGGCCCAGGCGGCCAAGGAAGAGCCTAAGAAAGAAGAGGCCCAAAAGGATCCGAAGGTTGCCGCTTATGACGCTGCCATCAAGGATCTCAAACGGATTGAGGGCTCGGTCGTCCTCTACCAGCGAAACAAAGAGCTACTCCTAGAGCTGCCGGAAGACAAGCTCGGCAAGCTCTTCCTGGTCCAAGTCGCGTTAAGCACCGGGCTCGATGCTGGTCTCATGAGCGCCGGCATGCCTGTGGGCGACACTCCCGTCGACTCGTTCAAGTGGGTGCGAAACGAAGGCCAAGTCTGGCTGGAGCGGCCGAACATTGCCAACCGATGGGACCCGAAGGACGACCTCTCTGTCGGCGCCCAACGAACCTTCCCGGAAGCGATCCTTGGCTCGTTCCGGATCGAACAGGAAAATCCCCAAAAGAAGCTTCTCCTGGTCAACGTCACCCAGCTCTTCTTCGGCGACACTTTCCACCTCAGCGAGATGGTGATGAGCGGCCTGAACGGCCCGTACATGTTGGAGCGGGATAAATCGGGCGTAGAAGCCGTGCACGGCTACCCGGAGAACACGGTCGTCCAGATGAAGCTGCACTACGCTTCGCCGCGCGGGTCTCAAGGGAATCTGTTAATGATGCTCCTCGGCCTCGGCGGCGAGAGCACTCTAGAGGACGACCGCAGCGCCCCGGTCCGGGTCACCTACGACTTGTGGTACCGGAAGGACGATGGCTACGTGCCGCGCCTTGCCGACCCCCGAATCGGATACTTCACGCAAGACTTCTTTTCGATCGACCGATTCCTGAACGAGGATCGCCGGGAGCGATACATCAACCGGTTCCACCTCGAAAAGAAAGACCCTAAGGCGAAGCTGAGCGAGCCGGTGAAGCCGATCGTGTGGACGATCGATCCCTCCATCCCCGAGGCGTACCGCCCGGCGATCAAGGAAGGGATCCTTCGATGGAATAAGGCGTACGAGGATCTCGGCTATAAGAACGCGATCCAGGTTCAGGATGTGCCGAAAGACGACAAGAACTACGACCATGCCGATGGGCGATATAACGTCGTTCGGATGCTGATCGGACCAGGCGCACCGTTCGCCGCGATCTCGCTCCCCCGAACCGACCCGATTACCGGCGAGATCCTCAACGCGAGCATCACGCTCGATGGCAACGTCATCCGCGACCTCCAAGTTGAGCACCAGCGGAACCAGGCGAGCTTCGGCACCGCTCGGCAGAAGGCGCTAAACGTCATGCTGCGCGATCCCCAGCGCACGGAAACCGACGATTACTACCTGTTCGCGACTCCTGAGCAGCGCGCTTGGAAGCAGGCTCAGGCGACCATGAAGAAGTACGGCTGGACCGACCACGCTTGCGACTACGCGAGCGAGCTCGGGATCGACGCCGGTCTCGATTGGTATGCCATCGCCTCCGTAGCGGGCCCTCTAAATAAGGAAGAGTACGTAAAGCGATTCCTCGCCGACTGCGTTTCGCACGAGCTCGGCCACTGTCTCGGCCTTCGCCACAACTTCGCCGGTTCCACCAACCTTACGACCGCCCAACTTGCCGACGACACGTTGACGTCCAAGACCGGGCTGACCGCTAGCGTGATGGACTACACCCCGCCTAACGTGCAGGCCGTCCTGCGCGGCAAGGGGAATTTCTACACGACCTCGATCGGCTCGTACGACGAGTGGGCGATCCGATACGGATACTCCGACTTCGGCGCCAAAACTCCAACCGGCGAGAAGTATCAGCTCGCCCGGATCGCAAGCGAATCGAGCCTCCCTGGCCACGCCTATAAGACCGACGAGGATGCCGATAACTGGGACCCGTACGCCGTCCGCTTCGACCTTGGAAAGGATCCGCTCGTCTATAGCGATCGGGTGCTCCTCTCCCTGGCCCGAGCCCGCGACTACGCGATCCACAACCTTCCGAAGCCGGGCGAGAGCTACTCGAAGCGAACTGCCATCATCGTCAACTCGCTCCTCCGCTCTTTCCGAGAAGGTAGAAACGCGGCGCGATTCGTCGGCGGCGTTGTCGCGAACAAGAACTTCAAGGGAGACGCCGGCGAGCAGCCGACGCTCGCCCCGGTAACCCCCCAGATCCAGCGGCAAGCCGTCTCGCTCGTCACCAAACACTTCTTCGCACCGGACGCGTTCGACCTCCCGCCCAGCGTTCTCTCCAGCCTCAGTCAGGATGAGAATTCCGGCGCTTGGACCGCTCCGCTCCGCGACATCATCGGCTCGTTCCAGGCGAATCTGCTCGCGATGTTGATCGGCGCTTCGGCAACCGACAAGATCACCGAGAACTCCTATAAGAACAACGGCTATACGCTCGACCAGCACTATGGAACGATCATCTCCGCGATCTTCTCCGAAGTCGGTCAAAATCAAAACATCAAGCCGCTTCGGCGCGACCTGCAGCGGTTCGCCATCAGCGGTCTGATCCAGCAAACGGGTGCGCCGCAGGGTTCGGTTAACGAAGACGTCCGAATGATTACCGGCGACATGCTTCGCCGGCTCGACAAGCGATTTGTCGCCCAACTCGCCAAACCGGCCAAGCTCGACTCGATGACCCGGATTCATCTGCGGGACAGCCACGAGACCATTTCCCGGTTCTTGAACCGCACGGCGGTCACCAGCCGGTAA
- a CDS encoding type III pantothenate kinase, with the protein MAIDVGNTHTVVGVHDGADWIAMWRRSTDADDTEDQIGVWLRGLFDLSGLPWKVDSAICASVVPALDPALDKMCERWLNVRLRFLRRGDQVGLKVSYEPPTAVGADRLANALGALVKYRPPIIVVDFGTATTFDAIDSEGTYAGGAILPGVHVSSQALFGRAAKLPAVEFKAPEKAIGKTTVQSLQSGIMLGYAGAIDALAARIGAELGEARVIATGGLGSLFLGLCESLEEYEPTLTLDGLLVAHERLSGN; encoded by the coding sequence TTGGCGATTGACGTAGGAAACACCCACACGGTAGTCGGCGTCCACGATGGCGCCGACTGGATCGCCATGTGGCGCCGCAGCACGGACGCCGACGACACCGAGGATCAAATCGGGGTTTGGCTCCGGGGGCTTTTCGACCTTTCCGGTTTGCCTTGGAAGGTGGATAGCGCGATCTGCGCGTCGGTCGTTCCCGCTTTGGATCCGGCCCTCGACAAGATGTGCGAGCGGTGGCTGAACGTGCGGCTTCGGTTCTTGCGGCGGGGGGATCAAGTCGGTCTCAAGGTTTCTTACGAGCCGCCGACGGCGGTCGGGGCGGACCGTTTGGCGAACGCGCTCGGGGCGCTGGTGAAGTACCGTCCGCCGATCATCGTCGTCGACTTTGGGACCGCGACGACGTTCGACGCGATCGACTCGGAGGGGACGTACGCGGGGGGAGCGATCTTGCCCGGGGTTCACGTTTCGAGTCAGGCGCTCTTCGGCCGGGCAGCTAAGCTACCGGCGGTTGAGTTCAAGGCGCCGGAAAAGGCGATCGGTAAGACGACGGTTCAGTCGCTCCAGTCGGGAATCATGCTGGGATACGCCGGCGCTATCGATGCGCTAGCGGCACGGATCGGCGCCGAGTTGGGCGAGGCGAGGGTCATTGCGACGGGCGGGTTGGGAAGCCTGTTCCTCGGGCTTTGCGAAAGTCTAGAGGAGTACGAGCCGACGCTGACGTTGGACGGCCTGTTGGTTGCTCACGAGAGGCTATCGGGCAATTAA
- a CDS encoding L-rhamnose isomerase, with protein sequence MSGFERAKEVYAETGVDAEAAIQEALKTSISIHCWQADDVAGFEVHEGAKDSGGIMATGNYPGRARNVDEVRADYEQVLRLVPGTHRANLHASYADTAGKAVSRDRLGLEHFASWIDWANDLGIKLDFNPTYFGHPLAASGFTLSHADAAVREFWIRHGVASRHIAGGIAAAQGSECVNNHWVPDGAKDSPADRWSPRARLLESFDEVLREPVDGCTDAVESKLFGLGSEDYVVGSFEFYSSYALSRKKLFCLDMGHFHPTESVADKLSALLQFHDRLLLHTSRPMRWDSDHVVIFNDDLKAVFLELARGNALHRAVVALDFFDASINRIAAYVIGIRATRKAILYGLLDPQTQLKQYESEGKLAQKLGLMEEAKTLPFGEIWDELCRRADVPVGRAWIADVEKYEEGTLSRRV encoded by the coding sequence ATGTCCGGGTTCGAACGAGCAAAAGAGGTTTATGCGGAGACAGGGGTCGATGCCGAGGCAGCGATCCAAGAGGCGTTGAAAACGTCGATCTCCATTCATTGCTGGCAGGCGGACGACGTCGCCGGGTTCGAGGTGCACGAAGGGGCCAAGGACTCCGGAGGGATCATGGCCACCGGGAATTACCCGGGGCGTGCCCGCAACGTCGACGAGGTGCGCGCCGACTACGAACAGGTGCTTCGCCTAGTACCCGGAACCCACCGGGCAAACCTACACGCTTCTTATGCCGACACCGCGGGCAAAGCGGTGTCTAGGGATCGGTTGGGACTTGAGCACTTTGCCTCCTGGATCGACTGGGCGAATGATCTCGGGATTAAGCTCGACTTCAACCCGACTTACTTTGGACACCCCTTGGCGGCGTCCGGCTTCACCCTCTCCCACGCCGACGCGGCAGTAAGGGAGTTTTGGATTCGGCATGGAGTTGCGTCGCGACATATCGCGGGCGGAATCGCGGCCGCGCAAGGCTCGGAGTGTGTGAACAACCACTGGGTTCCTGATGGCGCCAAGGATTCGCCAGCCGACCGTTGGTCGCCGCGGGCGCGTCTTTTGGAATCGTTCGACGAGGTGCTGAGGGAACCGGTCGACGGGTGCACGGACGCGGTGGAGAGCAAGCTATTCGGGCTTGGGTCCGAAGATTATGTGGTTGGCTCGTTCGAGTTCTACTCAAGCTATGCCCTCTCTCGGAAAAAGCTCTTTTGCCTTGACATGGGGCATTTTCACCCGACGGAGTCGGTGGCGGACAAGTTGTCCGCGTTGCTGCAATTCCATGACCGGCTGCTGCTGCACACCAGCCGTCCGATGCGGTGGGACAGCGACCACGTGGTGATCTTTAACGACGACTTAAAGGCGGTTTTTCTGGAACTGGCGAGGGGGAACGCGTTGCACCGGGCGGTGGTGGCGCTTGACTTCTTCGACGCGAGCATCAACCGGATCGCGGCGTACGTGATCGGCATCCGGGCGACGCGGAAGGCGATCTTGTACGGCCTGCTCGACCCGCAGACCCAGCTCAAGCAATACGAATCGGAAGGAAAGCTGGCGCAAAAGCTGGGGCTGATGGAGGAGGCAAAGACCCTTCCGTTTGGCGAAATATGGGACGAGCTCTGCCGCCGCGCCGACGTCCCTGTCGGAAGGGCGTGGATTGCCGACGTGGAGAAGTACGAGGAAGGCACGTTATCCAGGCGGGTTTAA
- a CDS encoding inorganic diphosphatase produces the protein MSLLNATIGPNAPATFNTVIEIPRGSTNKYEVDIESGLIKLDRVLYSPLFYPFDYGYIPQTKYLDGDPLDVLVLISHPTFPGCVIEASAIGVLEMTDEKGPDEKILCVATKDPRFGYRKTLEEVNTHTTKEIMHFFRVYKDLEDKAVEVVGWHGPDVARRLIDQYRLDR, from the coding sequence ATGTCCCTGCTCAACGCGACGATCGGCCCGAATGCTCCGGCGACCTTCAACACCGTCATCGAGATCCCGCGCGGCAGCACGAACAAGTACGAAGTCGACATCGAATCCGGCCTCATCAAGCTCGACCGGGTTCTCTACTCACCGCTTTTCTATCCGTTCGACTACGGTTACATTCCTCAGACAAAGTATCTCGACGGCGACCCGCTCGACGTCCTCGTGCTCATCTCCCATCCGACCTTTCCCGGCTGCGTCATCGAAGCCTCCGCAATCGGAGTTCTGGAGATGACCGACGAGAAAGGCCCCGATGAGAAGATCCTCTGCGTCGCCACCAAAGACCCCCGGTTCGGCTACCGAAAGACCCTCGAAGAAGTGAACACCCACACCACAAAGGAGATCATGCACTTCTTCCGCGTCTACAAAGACCTCGAGGATAAGGCGGTAGAAGTAGTCGGCTGGCACGGCCCCGACGTAGCCCGCCGCCTAATCGACCAATACCGCCTCGACCGATAG
- the glmM gene encoding phosphoglucosamine mutase, which yields MSRKHFGTDGVRGVANQKLTPELAFSLGQAAGRWLIANGQPRRAVLGRDTRKSGTMLEASLAAGLCSVGVDVVSLGVAPTPAIAFAARTGNYGLGGIVSASHNPAPDNGIKFVGHDGRKLPDTEELRIEALMSSEEERPTGAGVGTYELDRSELEGYMNLLESAVPERLEGMHIAVDAAHGAAYELGPQILHRLGADVVLMGASPDGLNINAEGGATKPQTIQDFTKGAGAAIGVAFDGDADRAVFSDEQGRLINGDRTIGIWAAHYQERAELDPPVVVGTVMSNGGFEAYMTARGIRLERAPVGDKYVAERIERTSALVGGEQSGHIIFPRRGPTGDGLMTMLELLRVLKVEDRPASSFYDDYQPWPQIMVNMAVASKDGWETKIKAELEQGEKDLNGHGRLVVRPSGTQPVIRVMVEADDYELRDRVCDNIVAAMERELGGHVEGRVDLTYALGD from the coding sequence ATGAGTAGAAAGCATTTCGGTACTGACGGCGTTCGCGGGGTCGCGAATCAAAAACTTACTCCGGAATTGGCGTTCTCGCTGGGGCAAGCGGCAGGGCGGTGGCTGATCGCCAACGGGCAGCCTCGACGCGCGGTGCTCGGCCGAGATACGCGCAAGAGCGGAACCATGCTGGAAGCTTCGCTGGCGGCTGGCCTCTGCTCGGTCGGCGTTGACGTGGTTTCGCTGGGGGTCGCCCCAACTCCGGCGATCGCCTTCGCGGCGCGGACCGGCAACTATGGGTTGGGCGGCATCGTCTCGGCGAGCCATAACCCGGCGCCGGACAACGGCATCAAGTTCGTCGGCCACGACGGGCGCAAGCTTCCGGACACGGAGGAGCTGCGGATCGAGGCGCTGATGAGCTCCGAGGAAGAGCGCCCGACGGGCGCGGGCGTCGGCACCTATGAGCTGGATCGGAGCGAGCTCGAAGGGTATATGAATCTGCTGGAGAGCGCGGTTCCGGAGCGCCTCGAGGGGATGCACATCGCCGTCGATGCAGCTCATGGAGCGGCATACGAGCTTGGTCCCCAGATTCTTCATCGCTTGGGGGCGGACGTGGTGCTGATGGGCGCGAGTCCGGACGGCCTTAATATCAACGCGGAAGGGGGCGCGACCAAGCCGCAAACGATCCAGGACTTTACGAAGGGAGCGGGGGCGGCGATTGGGGTCGCCTTCGACGGGGACGCGGATCGAGCCGTCTTCAGCGACGAGCAAGGAAGGCTGATCAACGGGGACCGTACGATCGGTATTTGGGCCGCCCACTACCAGGAGCGGGCCGAGCTTGATCCGCCGGTGGTGGTTGGCACCGTGATGAGCAACGGCGGCTTCGAGGCTTACATGACCGCCCGCGGGATCAGGTTGGAGCGGGCCCCGGTAGGGGATAAGTACGTCGCGGAGCGGATCGAACGGACGAGCGCTCTGGTGGGCGGGGAGCAGAGCGGCCACATCATTTTCCCGCGGCGGGGACCAACCGGAGACGGTCTGATGACGATGCTGGAACTTCTGCGCGTGCTGAAGGTGGAGGATCGTCCGGCGTCGTCGTTCTACGACGATTATCAGCCTTGGCCGCAGATCATGGTGAACATGGCGGTGGCATCGAAGGACGGGTGGGAGACCAAGATCAAGGCGGAGCTGGAGCAGGGCGAGAAGGATCTCAACGGCCATGGCCGGCTCGTCGTTCGCCCCAGCGGCACCCAGCCGGTAATCCGAGTGATGGTGGAGGCGGACGACTATGAGCTTCGCGACCGGGTTTGCGATAACATCGTCGCCGCGATGGAGCGGGAACTTGGAGGACACGTCGAAGGGCGCGTCGACCTGACCTATGCTCTTGGCGATTGA
- a CDS encoding DMT family transporter: MRRPVSFSLPLAVASLSWGFNFVAIKVLEPEMGEKALGLLRFLVMWGLLVVVCRVRGESLRYRKEDKWQVLLVGAVSMGIYMILFLEGLARTGAAEGAIILATSPIMTYLLSCRVGQEKFQPTSLTGTLVAFLGVTMVVLGGASSERGTVFGEVLVIASSITWAISAVMMRPLLSRYEPTQVLTMSMPGALPILLIYATPAVLSTKFGAISTLGWAMFAHIAILSGVVAFACFYAGLRQVGAGGATLYQYFVPPLAVLFSLLILHKTLGAWQLLGLAVVLTGVILASNARRAALAADLADAAR; this comes from the coding sequence GTGCGCCGCCCGGTCTCCTTTAGTCTCCCCTTGGCGGTGGCATCCCTCAGTTGGGGATTCAACTTCGTCGCGATCAAAGTCCTGGAACCAGAAATGGGGGAAAAGGCGCTCGGATTGCTCCGGTTCCTCGTGATGTGGGGACTGTTGGTGGTTGTATGCCGAGTTCGCGGCGAGTCGCTTCGCTATCGAAAAGAGGATAAGTGGCAGGTTCTGTTGGTCGGAGCGGTGTCGATGGGGATCTATATGATCCTATTCCTGGAGGGTTTGGCGAGGACGGGGGCGGCGGAAGGGGCGATTATCCTGGCGACGTCGCCGATCATGACGTACCTACTCTCGTGCCGGGTCGGCCAGGAGAAGTTTCAGCCGACGTCGCTCACTGGGACGCTCGTAGCGTTTCTCGGGGTGACCATGGTGGTGCTTGGCGGCGCAAGTTCCGAGCGAGGAACGGTGTTTGGCGAGGTCCTCGTGATCGCCTCTTCCATCACCTGGGCGATTTCGGCGGTGATGATGCGACCGTTGTTGAGCCGTTACGAGCCGACGCAGGTACTCACGATGTCGATGCCGGGGGCGTTGCCGATCCTGCTGATCTACGCGACCCCCGCAGTTTTGTCGACCAAGTTCGGGGCAATCTCTACCCTTGGCTGGGCGATGTTCGCCCACATCGCCATTCTTAGCGGGGTTGTCGCCTTCGCGTGTTTTTACGCGGGGTTACGCCAAGTCGGCGCGGGTGGGGCGACGCTGTATCAATACTTCGTTCCTCCGCTCGCGGTTCTGTTCAGCTTGCTGATCCTTCACAAGACGCTCGGAGCTTGGCAGCTCTTGGGACTCGCGGTTGTGCTGACGGGGGTGATCTTGGCGTCAAACGCGAGGCGTGCCGCGTTGGCGGCTGACTTGGCGGACGCCGCCCGGTAA
- a CDS encoding D-alanyl-D-alanine carboxypeptidase/D-alanyl-D-alanine-endopeptidase — MLALLVALQTQDFGRILDDPKLDGSIAAVVVADRDGKILFERNSRTHVMPASNMKLLSNSFALYQLGPDRKGETRFWKEPTRTVVESTGDPMLTHDQLVEARNRLRLDRRLPVYLHEEYAPGWGENWEYGDLPNKYAAPVCAFNVDRGSFEIWSQGGKPQFRPEAYGTRVVPAALPKGTTTRYDPFTRTVYATNAAFTKDQRVDTLSLPHPDEAAASLLGSRMVPTDEVPRRAPDLVIAGPKIIDVVGACLPPSDNQLAEQLLMLGARTEGPLGLDAYATARTRLTNFLTRIVGIDPADVKVDDGSGLSRHNYVTARAIVKLLAWSDHQPTALQWRAALAHAGKGTLASRLKGIEFTGKTGSLDLVAALSGYVQTRNGETRIVSIIFNQFGCSPAEARGIADRIVAAASD; from the coding sequence ATGCTCGCCCTTCTCGTCGCCCTTCAAACCCAGGATTTCGGAAGAATTCTCGACGATCCGAAGCTCGACGGCTCGATTGCCGCCGTGGTAGTTGCCGACCGAGACGGGAAGATCTTGTTCGAGCGGAACTCGCGAACGCACGTGATGCCGGCAAGCAATATGAAGCTGCTGAGCAACTCGTTCGCCCTGTACCAACTTGGACCCGATCGAAAAGGGGAAACTCGGTTCTGGAAGGAGCCGACTCGCACGGTGGTCGAAAGCACCGGCGACCCGATGCTGACCCACGATCAGCTCGTCGAGGCTCGCAATCGGCTCCGACTCGACCGACGCCTGCCGGTTTATCTCCACGAGGAATACGCCCCGGGATGGGGTGAGAACTGGGAATACGGCGACCTCCCCAACAAATACGCCGCCCCGGTCTGCGCATTCAACGTCGACCGTGGCTCGTTCGAGATCTGGAGCCAAGGCGGCAAACCCCAATTCCGCCCCGAGGCATATGGAACCCGGGTGGTGCCCGCCGCGCTTCCAAAGGGTACGACAACTCGGTACGACCCGTTCACCCGGACCGTTTACGCCACCAACGCCGCATTCACCAAAGACCAGCGCGTCGATACCCTGTCCCTTCCCCACCCCGACGAAGCCGCCGCCAGCCTACTGGGTTCGCGCATGGTTCCCACCGACGAAGTACCAAGGAGAGCTCCGGATCTCGTAATCGCGGGCCCGAAAATCATCGACGTCGTCGGCGCTTGCCTTCCCCCTAGCGACAATCAGCTCGCAGAACAGCTCCTCATGCTCGGAGCCAGAACCGAAGGTCCCCTCGGTCTCGACGCCTACGCCACCGCAAGGACGCGGCTGACAAACTTTCTCACCCGTATCGTCGGCATCGACCCTGCTGACGTCAAAGTCGACGACGGCTCCGGTCTCAGCCGTCACAACTACGTCACCGCCCGCGCTATCGTAAAGCTGCTCGCTTGGTCCGACCACCAGCCGACCGCCCTCCAGTGGCGCGCCGCTCTTGCTCACGCCGGCAAAGGGACGCTCGCCTCACGCCTAAAGGGAATCGAGTTCACCGGCAAAACCGGCTCGCTCGATTTAGTCGCCGCTCTCTCCGGCTACGTCCAAACCCGGAACGGCGAGACCCGTATCGTCAGCATTATCTTCAACCAATTCGGCTGCTCCCCCGCCGAAGCCCGAGGTATCGCCGACCGCATCGTCGCCGCCGCCTCCGACTAG